A single Bremerella cremea DNA region contains:
- a CDS encoding cupin domain-containing protein, translated as MPDFISEPAVVEAAGNKPKVIQEFVGRVNTQNSEISIARMVSPGGWVEPGQTPQFDEYTVVLKGELTVETVDSVQQVSAGQAIIAKKGEWVRYSSPHPAGAEYMAVCLPAFSPETVHRDTP; from the coding sequence ATGCCTGACTTTATCTCCGAGCCAGCGGTCGTAGAGGCCGCCGGCAACAAACCTAAAGTCATCCAAGAGTTTGTTGGACGTGTAAATACCCAGAACTCTGAGATCAGTATCGCCAGAATGGTCAGCCCCGGTGGCTGGGTCGAGCCGGGCCAAACGCCCCAGTTCGACGAATACACGGTGGTGCTGAAAGGCGAACTTACGGTGGAAACCGTAGATAGTGTCCAACAGGTTTCTGCCGGTCAGGCAATAATCGCGAAAAAAGGGGAATGGGTTCGTTACAGCAGCCCTCATCCTGCAGGGGCCGAGTATATGGCCGTCTGCCTGCCAGCCTTTTCCCCAGAAACCGTTCACCGCGATACCCCCTAG
- a CDS encoding RNA polymerase sigma factor has translation MSDDSLLIQRILQGDAAAYEDIVRCYQQRLYNTMVHILGSREDAEDVVQESFVQAYLKLATFQGNSAFYTWLYRISFNIAISHRRRRRKTHSIDQVREDIGNEPVDQAEGPTHRIEQQESVRQVHTALTKLSEEHRDVLVLRELEGMDYDRIADVLELPVGTVRSRLHRARSHLKECLEVMIAQSERGIP, from the coding sequence GTGTCAGACGACTCGTTATTGATTCAGCGAATTCTTCAAGGCGACGCGGCCGCCTACGAAGATATTGTGCGCTGTTATCAGCAGCGACTTTACAACACGATGGTTCATATTCTCGGCTCGCGGGAAGATGCCGAGGATGTCGTTCAAGAGTCGTTTGTCCAAGCCTATCTCAAGCTGGCCACCTTCCAAGGAAACAGCGCGTTTTACACGTGGCTTTATCGGATCTCGTTTAACATTGCGATCAGCCACCGCCGCCGTCGCAGGAAGACACACTCGATCGACCAGGTCCGCGAAGACATCGGCAACGAGCCGGTCGACCAAGCAGAAGGGCCGACCCATCGTATCGAGCAGCAAGAAAGTGTCCGCCAGGTTCACACCGCGCTGACCAAACTTTCGGAAGAGCACCGCGATGTTTTGGTGTTACGCGAACTGGAAGGAATGGACTACGACCGGATTGCGGACGTGCTGGAGCTGCCCGTCGGAACGGTTCGCAGTCGCTTGCACCGGGCCCGTAGCCATCTGAAGGAATGCCTCGAAGTGATGATTGCTCAGTCCGAGCGAGGCATTCCGTAA
- a CDS encoding solute:sodium symporter family transporter: MLETAITLGSFVFFTALVGVITWFLTRKDDHGSSSGYFLAGRTLTGGYIAGSLMLTNLSTEQLVGLNGAAFQDGLCVMAWEVIAGVSLVIMALYFLPRYLKSGIATVPEFLEERFGDSTRAITSLIFIIAYAGILLPIILYTGAKGLTEILDVRGIFGIGPMVLPADAKPQDLDFAGHVIIWAAVWLIGIIGSIYAIFGGLRTVAVSDTLNGFGLLVGGFMIVFYGLNAVSDEGIFKAVEILQNDHPEKFNSLGSSTSSVPFTTLFTGVLLLNLFYWCTNQQIIQRTFGASSLKEGQRGVLMAGALKIFAPLILVLPGLIAFHLFGDTIAKDAAYGKLVQTVLPTPLAGFFAAAMVGAILSSFNSALNSTATLFSLGVYKQMLHPNASDQRVIMSGKVFGTILAVVSMTIAPLLVGQDSIFGYLQKMNGLYFIPIFSVVLVGMLSKNAPKFAADISLIFGFVGIALFYFVVQPLTEKATWDFNGDFYSFHFLGLMFLTLVAFQLLMAQLSPRPFPYQQQESGKVDMTSWPLAWPVGIGLIVIVMSIYIYFADISVIWPLVPPPGTSEEVSPEAMDQARHFVTGCLKSLG, from the coding sequence ATGCTTGAAACGGCGATCACCCTCGGTTCATTCGTTTTCTTTACCGCTTTGGTCGGTGTCATCACTTGGTTTTTGACCCGCAAAGACGACCACGGTTCTTCCTCTGGCTACTTCCTAGCAGGCCGAACGTTAACCGGGGGCTACATTGCTGGCTCGTTGATGCTGACCAACCTTTCGACGGAACAGTTGGTTGGCCTGAACGGCGCGGCTTTCCAAGATGGGCTCTGCGTGATGGCCTGGGAAGTGATCGCTGGCGTTTCGCTGGTGATCATGGCTCTGTATTTTCTGCCTCGCTACTTAAAGAGCGGAATTGCTACCGTTCCTGAGTTTCTGGAAGAACGCTTTGGCGATTCAACGCGGGCAATCACTTCGCTCATCTTCATCATTGCTTACGCGGGGATTTTGTTGCCGATTATTTTGTATACCGGTGCCAAGGGCCTGACTGAAATTCTCGATGTGCGAGGCATTTTCGGCATTGGCCCCATGGTTCTTCCTGCGGACGCGAAGCCTCAAGACCTGGACTTCGCTGGGCATGTCATCATTTGGGCTGCCGTCTGGTTGATCGGTATCATTGGTTCGATTTACGCGATTTTCGGCGGTCTGCGAACGGTTGCCGTTTCCGATACGCTCAACGGTTTTGGCCTGCTGGTCGGTGGTTTCATGATTGTGTTCTACGGCTTGAACGCCGTGAGCGATGAAGGCATCTTTAAAGCGGTCGAGATCCTTCAGAACGACCACCCCGAAAAGTTCAATTCGCTTGGCTCTTCGACTTCTTCCGTTCCCTTTACGACACTGTTCACCGGCGTGCTGCTGCTGAACCTCTTTTACTGGTGTACTAACCAGCAGATTATTCAACGGACATTTGGTGCCAGCAGCTTAAAGGAAGGCCAACGCGGCGTGCTCATGGCCGGGGCATTGAAAATCTTCGCCCCGCTGATTCTCGTGCTGCCGGGCCTAATTGCCTTTCATCTGTTTGGCGACACGATTGCTAAAGACGCGGCTTACGGAAAGCTCGTGCAAACCGTATTGCCGACACCTTTGGCGGGCTTCTTTGCGGCGGCCATGGTGGGGGCTATTCTCAGTTCGTTTAACTCGGCCCTAAACAGTACCGCTACGCTATTCAGCCTGGGCGTTTATAAGCAGATGCTGCACCCAAATGCTTCCGATCAGCGGGTGATTATGTCAGGCAAAGTGTTCGGCACGATCTTGGCCGTTGTGTCGATGACGATCGCCCCGCTGCTTGTTGGGCAAGATAGCATTTTCGGTTATCTGCAAAAGATGAACGGGCTGTACTTCATCCCGATCTTCTCGGTTGTGCTTGTCGGCATGCTTTCCAAGAACGCCCCGAAGTTTGCAGCGGACATTTCGCTGATCTTTGGTTTTGTGGGGATCGCGCTGTTCTATTTCGTTGTGCAACCCCTGACCGAAAAGGCAACCTGGGATTTTAACGGCGACTTCTACAGCTTCCACTTCCTGGGGCTCATGTTCCTGACGCTGGTTGCTTTTCAGCTTCTGATGGCCCAGCTTTCCCCGCGTCCGTTTCCTTACCAGCAACAAGAATCGGGCAAGGTCGATATGACCAGTTGGCCATTGGCCTGGCCGGTGGGGATTGGCTTGATTGTGATCGTGATGTCGATCTACATCTACTTTGCCGATATCAGCGTTATCTGGCCGCTGGTTCCTCCGCCGGGAACTAGTGAAGAAGTTAGCCCTGAAGCGATGGATCAGGCCCGGCATTTTGTTACCGGCTGCCTCAAGTCGCTGGGCTAG
- the fba gene encoding class II fructose-bisphosphate aldolase (catalyzes the reversible aldol condensation of dihydroxyacetonephosphate and glyceraldehyde 3-phosphate in the Calvin cycle, glycolysis, and/or gluconeogenesis), whose product MALIPLRVLLDHAAENSYGVAAFNVNNMEQIQSIMEAAQETDSPVIVQASRGARKYSQDNYLRHLMLAASELYPNIPIVMHQDHGNSPETCMSAIENGFTSVMMDGSLEADGKTPASYEYNVDVTKKVVEMAHAKNVSVEGELGCLGSLESGMGEAEDGHGAEGELSHDQLLTDPDEAARFVEETGVDALAVAIGTSHGAYKFTKKPTGEVLAMDRIEAIHKRLPNCHLVMHGSSSVPQELQDIINKYGGEIKQTYGVPVEEIQRGIKSGVRKINVDTDNRMAITGAIRKILMEKPSEFDPRAYLTPARDAMKQVCIDRMVAFGQAGQASKMRAAKLV is encoded by the coding sequence ATGGCTTTAATTCCCCTACGGGTGCTGTTGGATCACGCTGCGGAAAACTCGTACGGCGTGGCTGCTTTCAATGTCAACAACATGGAGCAGATCCAATCGATCATGGAAGCCGCCCAGGAAACCGATTCGCCGGTTATCGTCCAGGCTTCACGCGGTGCCCGTAAGTACTCGCAAGACAACTACTTGCGTCACTTGATGCTGGCCGCTTCCGAGCTCTACCCGAACATCCCCATCGTCATGCACCAAGACCACGGCAACAGCCCGGAAACCTGCATGAGCGCCATCGAAAACGGGTTTACCTCGGTGATGATGGATGGTTCGCTGGAAGCCGACGGCAAGACCCCAGCCAGCTACGAATACAACGTCGACGTGACCAAGAAGGTCGTCGAAATGGCCCACGCCAAGAACGTGAGCGTCGAAGGGGAACTGGGCTGCTTGGGTTCGCTGGAAAGCGGCATGGGCGAAGCCGAAGATGGCCATGGTGCCGAAGGCGAACTGAGCCACGACCAACTGCTGACCGACCCAGATGAAGCTGCTCGTTTCGTCGAAGAAACCGGCGTCGACGCGTTGGCCGTTGCCATTGGTACCAGCCACGGTGCTTACAAGTTCACCAAGAAGCCTACCGGCGAAGTCTTGGCGATGGATCGTATCGAAGCGATTCACAAGCGTCTGCCCAACTGCCACTTGGTGATGCACGGTAGCTCGAGCGTTCCGCAAGAACTGCAAGACATCATCAACAAGTACGGCGGCGAGATCAAACAAACCTACGGTGTGCCGGTCGAAGAGATCCAACGCGGTATCAAGAGCGGTGTCCGAAAGATCAACGTCGACACCGACAATCGTATGGCCATCACCGGTGCGATTCGCAAGATCCTGATGGAAAAGCCATCGGAATTCGATCCGCGTGCTTACCTGACCCCAGCTCGCGATGCGATGAAGCAGGTTTGTATCGATCGCATGGTCGCCTTCGGCCAAGCTGGTCAAGCTTCGAAGATGCGTGCCGCCAAGCTCGTCTAA
- a CDS encoding type II secretion system F family protein, protein MASSRSSYRLEDILALNAEMISLSRVELPLDPHLGRMSQDLSGKLKGMADDLSARLAAGQPLDEAIGELGTGFPPMYRAVLTAGLRSGRLTAALEDIAATARRIQQLRASYLTASVYPAILLILAGVLGSTIGMDQLQTMRALCVDTLGSTDDFVIRAIDFFLMLNPFFIGIGILGGLLLLVVMILFIWPSPLFLGDGLVTRLLPGAKKVSSNCQWAMVFDLMSLLLRHGCALPESICLATEATGSRKLIRAGKDWAARIERGETKSSPPELSPLSRWLLASHLSPEALADSLALTSKRYYSKARRQCQWMQNQLPILTTLIIGGLVVTIYAALLFVPWIGMLRHILILPR, encoded by the coding sequence GTGGCTTCGTCTCGTTCATCATATCGCTTGGAAGATATTTTGGCTTTAAATGCCGAGATGATATCTTTATCGCGTGTCGAGCTTCCCTTAGATCCTCATTTGGGACGAATGAGCCAAGATCTTTCGGGAAAATTGAAGGGCATGGCCGACGACCTCTCGGCCCGCCTGGCCGCTGGGCAACCGTTGGACGAAGCGATTGGGGAGTTGGGAACCGGTTTCCCGCCAATGTACCGTGCGGTGCTAACCGCTGGCCTGCGAAGTGGCCGTTTGACAGCAGCATTGGAAGATATTGCTGCGACAGCTCGCCGAATTCAACAACTGCGGGCTTCTTATTTGACCGCCTCGGTCTACCCGGCGATCTTGCTGATTCTGGCAGGCGTCTTGGGCAGTACGATTGGAATGGACCAACTGCAAACGATGCGTGCATTGTGCGTCGATACGTTAGGTTCGACCGACGACTTTGTCATTCGCGCGATCGACTTCTTTTTAATGCTCAATCCCTTTTTTATTGGCATAGGTATCCTGGGCGGGCTGTTGTTGCTGGTGGTGATGATCCTGTTTATCTGGCCGTCCCCTCTATTTCTCGGCGATGGTCTCGTAACGCGGCTGTTGCCTGGCGCGAAGAAAGTGTCCAGTAATTGCCAATGGGCGATGGTCTTCGATTTGATGTCGTTATTGCTACGTCATGGCTGTGCCCTGCCCGAGTCGATTTGCTTAGCGACGGAAGCAACCGGCAGCAGAAAGCTCATTCGAGCCGGCAAGGATTGGGCGGCACGAATTGAACGAGGGGAAACGAAGTCGTCTCCGCCTGAGTTGAGCCCCCTGAGTCGTTGGTTGCTGGCCTCGCACTTATCGCCCGAGGCATTGGCGGACAGCTTAGCGCTGACCTCTAAACGGTACTATTCCAAGGCGCGACGCCAATGTCAGTGGATGCAAAACCAGTTGCCAATCTTGACGACTTTGATCATTGGTGGGTTGGTGGTGACGATCTATGCCGCGCTGCTGTTTGTCCCCTGGATTGGAATGCTGCGTCATATTCTCATCCTGCCTCGCTGA
- the panC gene encoding pantoate--beta-alanine ligase, with translation MSPTPRVFHDPIQLRTAIRQAQAEGQRVGLVPTMGALHEGHLSLVAESQKSCDLTVVTIFVNPTQFAPGEDFEKYPRTLDTDLELLSRFDPVWVLAPEVAAMYPPGSTSVVQAPEIARQLEGEFRPTHFDGVATIVLKLFQVAPADAAYFGQKDFQQVRVIEEMVRDLLVPIEIVRCPIVREEDGLAISSRNRYLSAAERQIALSISQTLKAAQAQIEAGPVDVHALCSEMLAHLKASGTAPEYVTIADPQTLKSVETITAEVVILVAAKVGATRLIDNMLVSPPSS, from the coding sequence ATGTCTCCAACACCGCGCGTCTTTCACGATCCTATCCAGCTGCGAACTGCCATCCGCCAGGCTCAGGCCGAAGGCCAGCGCGTAGGGCTTGTGCCCACGATGGGGGCTTTGCACGAAGGGCATTTGAGTCTGGTCGCCGAGTCGCAGAAGTCGTGCGATCTGACCGTGGTAACCATCTTCGTGAATCCCACCCAGTTCGCCCCAGGGGAAGATTTCGAGAAGTATCCGCGCACGCTTGATACCGACTTGGAATTGCTCTCGCGATTCGATCCGGTGTGGGTCTTGGCCCCCGAGGTCGCGGCGATGTACCCGCCCGGCAGCACGTCGGTAGTGCAGGCCCCAGAGATCGCCCGGCAGCTAGAAGGGGAGTTTCGCCCGACGCACTTCGACGGGGTCGCTACGATTGTGCTGAAGCTGTTTCAGGTCGCCCCAGCCGACGCGGCCTATTTCGGCCAAAAAGATTTTCAGCAAGTTCGCGTGATCGAGGAAATGGTCCGCGACTTGTTAGTCCCCATCGAAATCGTGCGTTGCCCGATCGTGCGAGAAGAAGACGGGCTGGCAATTAGTTCGCGGAACCGATACCTCTCTGCGGCTGAGCGGCAGATCGCGTTAAGTATTTCACAGACACTGAAAGCAGCCCAAGCTCAAATAGAGGCAGGGCCAGTCGACGTCCATGCGCTGTGCAGCGAGATGCTTGCCCACCTCAAAGCAAGTGGTACGGCACCTGAATACGTGACCATTGCCGACCCGCAGACGCTTAAATCGGTGGAGACAATCACCGCTGAGGTCGTTATCCTGGTGGCTGCCAAAGTGGGAGCCACGCGGTTAATCGACAACATGCTAGTGAGCCCACCGTCTTCCTGA
- a CDS encoding prolipoprotein diacylglyceryl transferase family protein, translated as MQRTLFLIPIPDDVLGLPVLGFGWLLILWGVIVALWIFLLSRKPNFMQELVGHAMLFVVVAAAIVFVLPMLRVEEAGQLGFPVRGYGVLLVLAIISAVGLAAYRAQRMGLNPEVIFSLAMVMIVSGVVGARLFFVLQYWHTFYVPGNWQATLGNVMKVTEGGIVVYGSLIGGAVAFLIFCYRKHLNALALADLIAPSMMIGMFFGRIGCFMNGCCYGGLCTLPVAVSFPQGTPPQFTPPYIRHMENGAFYGLLFAQDDEGAVRVANVLPDSPASENGKIEIGDTVESVNGTKLQGQKGKPLDVLARAMLNSWTINDEKAVAPGSIFLKLANKGLVELHAGPLPQASLPVHPTQLYSSLNGLILCLLACAYYPFRKADGEVIAVTMGLYSVTRFLLEVIRTDEYAIGGTGLTISQNVSVVVFLLSLALLIFTRVRHQPLAWPRAAA; from the coding sequence GTGCAACGCACCCTGTTTTTAATACCGATCCCCGATGACGTTTTGGGCCTGCCTGTGCTGGGGTTTGGGTGGCTGCTGATTTTATGGGGTGTGATCGTCGCCTTGTGGATCTTCCTGCTCTCGCGGAAGCCCAACTTCATGCAAGAGTTGGTTGGCCATGCGATGTTGTTTGTGGTGGTTGCCGCGGCGATTGTGTTTGTGCTGCCCATGCTGCGGGTTGAGGAGGCCGGCCAGCTTGGTTTTCCGGTGCGCGGGTACGGGGTGCTGTTGGTGCTGGCGATCATCTCGGCCGTCGGCTTGGCGGCCTACCGTGCGCAGCGAATGGGGCTGAACCCGGAAGTCATCTTCTCGCTGGCGATGGTGATGATTGTTAGTGGCGTGGTAGGAGCCCGGCTGTTCTTTGTGCTGCAATATTGGCACACCTTTTACGTTCCTGGGAATTGGCAGGCAACGTTGGGTAATGTGATGAAAGTGACCGAAGGGGGAATCGTGGTGTACGGTTCGCTTATTGGTGGCGCGGTTGCCTTTCTGATCTTCTGCTATCGCAAACACCTCAACGCATTAGCGCTGGCCGACTTGATTGCCCCGAGCATGATGATCGGGATGTTCTTCGGGCGGATTGGTTGCTTCATGAACGGCTGCTGCTACGGCGGTTTGTGTACGTTGCCAGTTGCGGTCTCGTTTCCGCAAGGGACACCCCCTCAATTTACGCCTCCTTACATTCGGCACATGGAAAACGGCGCGTTTTACGGCTTGCTGTTTGCCCAGGACGACGAAGGGGCAGTCCGCGTGGCCAATGTTCTGCCTGACTCGCCGGCCAGTGAGAACGGCAAGATCGAAATTGGTGACACCGTGGAAAGTGTCAATGGAACCAAACTGCAAGGGCAAAAGGGAAAGCCGTTGGATGTTCTCGCACGAGCTATGCTCAACTCTTGGACGATCAACGACGAGAAAGCCGTTGCCCCCGGCAGCATCTTTTTGAAGTTGGCGAACAAGGGCCTGGTCGAGCTACATGCCGGACCACTGCCTCAGGCATCGCTTCCGGTTCATCCCACGCAGCTTTACAGCAGCCTCAACGGGCTGATTCTGTGTCTCTTGGCATGTGCCTACTATCCGTTTCGCAAGGCAGACGGAGAGGTGATTGCCGTGACGATGGGTTTGTATTCGGTGACTCGCTTCTTGTTAGAAGTCATCCGAACCGACGAGTACGCGATTGGCGGGACCGGGCTAACGATTTCGCAGAATGTGAGTGTCGTGGTCTTTTTGCTGTCGCTGGCCCTGTTGATCTTCACCCGAGTTCGTCATCAGCCACTTGCCTGGCCCCGCGCTGCTGCATAA